In Zingiber officinale cultivar Zhangliang chromosome 8B, Zo_v1.1, whole genome shotgun sequence, a single genomic region encodes these proteins:
- the LOC122014284 gene encoding serine/threonine-protein kinase RIPK-like isoform X3 has protein sequence MAKISWRSLLPSCSRNGAEEKQQKKNRSVPQPISFPRLAWSDLSSSGGVLSPEDLSTSLPGSNLHIFTLGELRAATQGFSAVNFLGAGGFGPVFKGFLDDRAQTVAVKLLDLDGAQGHKEWLAEVIFLGQLRHERLVKLIGYCFEDNQRLLVYEFMAKGSLENHLFQSYSAALPWSTRLKIAIGAAQGLTFLHDIEKPVIYRDFKTSNILLDSLSDFGLAKDGPEGDESHVSTRVMGTEGYAAPEYIMTGHLTAMSDVYCFGVVLLELLAGRRSIDKSRPLKERNLVEWARPYLSNASRLHRIMDARLDGQYSLRGAEKVASVAHQCLSRRPKSRPAMSAVVKMLEPLLDLDSTAAVAPFVYVVPTDGTTDEKDDDCEKELAKNEAEKDELQHRHRRRHQHHPRRHRRRRHHDNDHMHEVNSPRAGDLHEQGGS, from the exons ATGGCGAAGATTTCGTGGAGGTCTCTGCTCCCCAGCTGCTCCCGCAATGGCGCGGAGGAGAAGCAGCAGAAGAAGAACAGGTCCGTCCCCCAGCCGATATCCTTCCCGCGGCTGGCCTGGTCCGACCTCAGCAGCTCCGGCGGCGTCCTCTCGCCGGAGGACCTCTCTACGTCCCTCCCGGGGTCCAACCTGCACATCTTCACGCTGGGAGAGCTGCGCGCGGCCACGCAGGGGTTCTCGGCCGTCAACTTCCTCGGCGCAGGCGGCTTTGGGCCCGTGTTCAAGGGCTTCCTCGATGACCGGGCGCAGACAGTGGCCGTGAAGCTCCTCGACTTGGACGGTGCGCAGGGGCACAAGGAATGGCTG GCTGAAGTGATCTTTCTCGGGCAGTTGAGGCACGAGCGTCTGGTGAAGCTGATCGGATACTGCTTCGAGGACAACCAGAGACTGCTGGTGTACGAGTTCATGGCCAAAGGCAGCTTGGAGAACCACCTGTTCCAGA GTTATAGCGCGGCCTTGCCATGGTCAACGAGGTTAAAGATCGCCATCGGAGCAGCTCAGGGTTTGACCTTTCTCCATGACATCGAGAAGCCAGTAATCTACAGGGACTTCAAAACCTCAAATATTCTATTGGACTCG CTGTCAGACTTTGGACTGGCGAAGGATGGACCTGAAGGAGACGAGAGCCATGTCTCGACCAGAGTGATGGGCACTGAAGGATACGCTGCACCGGAATACATTATGACCG GCCACCTTACGGCGATGAGCGACGTGTACTGCTTCGGGGTGGTGCTGCTGGAGCTGCTGGCAGGTCGGCGATCGATCGACAAGAGCCGGCCGCTGAAGGAGCGCAACCTGGTGGAGTGGGCGAGGCCTTACTTGAGCAACGCGAGTCGACTGCACAGGATCATGGACGCGAGACTCGACGGGCAGTACTCGCTGCGAGGTGCAGAAAAGGTGGCCTCGGTGGCGCACCAATGCCTGAGCCGGCGACCGAAGTCTAGGCCGGCCATGTCCGCCGTCGTCAAGATGCTGGAGCCTCTCTTGGACTTGGACAGCACGGCGGCAGTGGCGCCGTTTGTGTACGTTGTGCCGACGGATGGCACGACGGATGAGAAGGACGACGACTGCGAGAAGGAATTGGCAAAAAATGAAGCCGAAAAGGATGAGCTGCAACATCGCCACCGTCGTCGCCACCAACACCATCCTcgccgccaccgccgccgccgccaccacgACAACGATCATATGCACGAGGTGAACTCCCCGAGAGCAGGGGATCTGCATGAACAAGGTGGTTCATGA
- the LOC122014284 gene encoding serine/threonine-protein kinase RIPK-like isoform X2 has protein sequence MAKISWRSLLPSCSRNGAEEKQQKKNRSVPQPISFPRLAWSDLSSSGGVLSPEDLSTSLPGSNLHIFTLGELRAATQGFSAVNFLGAGGFGPVFKGFLDDRAQTVAVKLLDLDGAQGHKEWLAEVIFLGQLRHERLVKLIGYCFEDNQRLLVYEFMAKGSLENHLFQSYSAALPWSTRLKIAIGAAQGLTFLHDIEKPVIYRDFKTSNILLDSDYNAKLSDFGLAKDGPEGDESHVSTRVMGTEGYAAPEYIMTGHLTAMSDVYCFGVVLLELLAGRRSIDKSRPLKERNLVEWARPYLSNASRLHRIMDARLDGQYSLRGAEKVASVAHQCLSRRPKSRPAMSAVVKMLEPLLDLDSTAAVAPFVYVVPTDGTTDEKDDDCEKELAKNEAEKDELQHRHRRRHQHHPRRHRRRRHHDNDHMHEVNSPRAGDLHEQGGS, from the exons ATGGCGAAGATTTCGTGGAGGTCTCTGCTCCCCAGCTGCTCCCGCAATGGCGCGGAGGAGAAGCAGCAGAAGAAGAACAGGTCCGTCCCCCAGCCGATATCCTTCCCGCGGCTGGCCTGGTCCGACCTCAGCAGCTCCGGCGGCGTCCTCTCGCCGGAGGACCTCTCTACGTCCCTCCCGGGGTCCAACCTGCACATCTTCACGCTGGGAGAGCTGCGCGCGGCCACGCAGGGGTTCTCGGCCGTCAACTTCCTCGGCGCAGGCGGCTTTGGGCCCGTGTTCAAGGGCTTCCTCGATGACCGGGCGCAGACAGTGGCCGTGAAGCTCCTCGACTTGGACGGTGCGCAGGGGCACAAGGAATGGCTG GCTGAAGTGATCTTTCTCGGGCAGTTGAGGCACGAGCGTCTGGTGAAGCTGATCGGATACTGCTTCGAGGACAACCAGAGACTGCTGGTGTACGAGTTCATGGCCAAAGGCAGCTTGGAGAACCACCTGTTCCAGA GTTATAGCGCGGCCTTGCCATGGTCAACGAGGTTAAAGATCGCCATCGGAGCAGCTCAGGGTTTGACCTTTCTCCATGACATCGAGAAGCCAGTAATCTACAGGGACTTCAAAACCTCAAATATTCTATTGGACTCG GATTACAACGCAAAGCTGTCAGACTTTGGACTGGCGAAGGATGGACCTGAAGGAGACGAGAGCCATGTCTCGACCAGAGTGATGGGCACTGAAGGATACGCTGCACCGGAATACATTATGACCG GCCACCTTACGGCGATGAGCGACGTGTACTGCTTCGGGGTGGTGCTGCTGGAGCTGCTGGCAGGTCGGCGATCGATCGACAAGAGCCGGCCGCTGAAGGAGCGCAACCTGGTGGAGTGGGCGAGGCCTTACTTGAGCAACGCGAGTCGACTGCACAGGATCATGGACGCGAGACTCGACGGGCAGTACTCGCTGCGAGGTGCAGAAAAGGTGGCCTCGGTGGCGCACCAATGCCTGAGCCGGCGACCGAAGTCTAGGCCGGCCATGTCCGCCGTCGTCAAGATGCTGGAGCCTCTCTTGGACTTGGACAGCACGGCGGCAGTGGCGCCGTTTGTGTACGTTGTGCCGACGGATGGCACGACGGATGAGAAGGACGACGACTGCGAGAAGGAATTGGCAAAAAATGAAGCCGAAAAGGATGAGCTGCAACATCGCCACCGTCGTCGCCACCAACACCATCCTcgccgccaccgccgccgccgccaccacgACAACGATCATATGCACGAGGTGAACTCCCCGAGAGCAGGGGATCTGCATGAACAAGGTGGTTCATGA
- the LOC122014284 gene encoding serine/threonine-protein kinase RIPK-like isoform X1: protein MAKISWRSLLPSCSRNGAEEKQQKKNRSVPQPISFPRLAWSDLSSSGGVLSPEDLSTSLPGSNLHIFTLGELRAATQGFSAVNFLGAGGFGPVFKGFLDDRAQTVAVKLLDLDGAQGHKEWLAEVIFLGQLRHERLVKLIGYCFEDNQRLLVYEFMAKGSLENHLFQSYSAALPWSTRLKIAIGAAQGLTFLHDIEKPVIYRDFKTSNILLDSVRIYKLIDHEESCYLKELVNVCNLIKDYNAKLSDFGLAKDGPEGDESHVSTRVMGTEGYAAPEYIMTGHLTAMSDVYCFGVVLLELLAGRRSIDKSRPLKERNLVEWARPYLSNASRLHRIMDARLDGQYSLRGAEKVASVAHQCLSRRPKSRPAMSAVVKMLEPLLDLDSTAAVAPFVYVVPTDGTTDEKDDDCEKELAKNEAEKDELQHRHRRRHQHHPRRHRRRRHHDNDHMHEVNSPRAGDLHEQGGS, encoded by the exons ATGGCGAAGATTTCGTGGAGGTCTCTGCTCCCCAGCTGCTCCCGCAATGGCGCGGAGGAGAAGCAGCAGAAGAAGAACAGGTCCGTCCCCCAGCCGATATCCTTCCCGCGGCTGGCCTGGTCCGACCTCAGCAGCTCCGGCGGCGTCCTCTCGCCGGAGGACCTCTCTACGTCCCTCCCGGGGTCCAACCTGCACATCTTCACGCTGGGAGAGCTGCGCGCGGCCACGCAGGGGTTCTCGGCCGTCAACTTCCTCGGCGCAGGCGGCTTTGGGCCCGTGTTCAAGGGCTTCCTCGATGACCGGGCGCAGACAGTGGCCGTGAAGCTCCTCGACTTGGACGGTGCGCAGGGGCACAAGGAATGGCTG GCTGAAGTGATCTTTCTCGGGCAGTTGAGGCACGAGCGTCTGGTGAAGCTGATCGGATACTGCTTCGAGGACAACCAGAGACTGCTGGTGTACGAGTTCATGGCCAAAGGCAGCTTGGAGAACCACCTGTTCCAGA GTTATAGCGCGGCCTTGCCATGGTCAACGAGGTTAAAGATCGCCATCGGAGCAGCTCAGGGTTTGACCTTTCTCCATGACATCGAGAAGCCAGTAATCTACAGGGACTTCAAAACCTCAAATATTCTATTGGACTCGGTAAGAATATATAAACTTATCGATCACGAGGAAAGTTGTTACCTTAAGGAATTAGTCAACGTTTGCAACTTAATTAAGGATTACAACGCAAAGCTGTCAGACTTTGGACTGGCGAAGGATGGACCTGAAGGAGACGAGAGCCATGTCTCGACCAGAGTGATGGGCACTGAAGGATACGCTGCACCGGAATACATTATGACCG GCCACCTTACGGCGATGAGCGACGTGTACTGCTTCGGGGTGGTGCTGCTGGAGCTGCTGGCAGGTCGGCGATCGATCGACAAGAGCCGGCCGCTGAAGGAGCGCAACCTGGTGGAGTGGGCGAGGCCTTACTTGAGCAACGCGAGTCGACTGCACAGGATCATGGACGCGAGACTCGACGGGCAGTACTCGCTGCGAGGTGCAGAAAAGGTGGCCTCGGTGGCGCACCAATGCCTGAGCCGGCGACCGAAGTCTAGGCCGGCCATGTCCGCCGTCGTCAAGATGCTGGAGCCTCTCTTGGACTTGGACAGCACGGCGGCAGTGGCGCCGTTTGTGTACGTTGTGCCGACGGATGGCACGACGGATGAGAAGGACGACGACTGCGAGAAGGAATTGGCAAAAAATGAAGCCGAAAAGGATGAGCTGCAACATCGCCACCGTCGTCGCCACCAACACCATCCTcgccgccaccgccgccgccgccaccacgACAACGATCATATGCACGAGGTGAACTCCCCGAGAGCAGGGGATCTGCATGAACAAGGTGGTTCATGA
- the LOC122016228 gene encoding phosphatidylinositol 4-phosphate 5-kinase 2-like isoform X1, whose translation MRRFADEDGGGDGGDAVGEEAEWLLAQSGSRSHGAGGRIVVPTIGPDDGEAALEKALANGDLYTGEFSGNAPNGVGKYLWSDGCMYEGEWRRGKASGKGKFSWPSGATYEGDFRSGRMEGFGTFIGADGHTYRGQWVADRKHGFGRKAYANGDYYEGLWRRNLQEGHGRYVWRNGNQYVGEWKAGVINGRGALIWANGKRYDGHLENCVPSGSGVFTWPNGSCYFGTWSSGEGVPLNGTFYPAPRTVRKETARKTNSLSQLDDMPVKPMSPVARKRSSVDNGGATRRISVAEKSFPRICIWESDGDAGDITCDIIDTFEASMLYREGSLLDQTGGALIATVQRQQTPCCLVFPEAKKPGHTISKGHKNYDLMLNLQLGISYSIGKPDSAHLRELKTSDFDPMKKFWIRFPQEGSKHTPPHQSVEFRWKDYCPMVFSHLRKLFSVDPADYMLAICGNDALREFSSPGKSGSFFFLTQDDRFMIKTVKKSEVKVLIKMLPSYYRHVCQYSNSLVTRFYGVHCIKPNGGQKVRFVVMGNLFCSEYRIHRRFDLKGSSYGRTTEKAEEQIDETITLKDLDLNFVFCLHTSWYTELLKQIKRDCEFLEAEGIMDYSLLVGVHFCDDISPCFGSSKIFGKKASFKCGGTSSDSVRVSTYQEMDQILDSRKPLSRLGSNMPAIAEHITRSESELFLVAGDGLPPLFRNGKLHDVFLYFGIIDILQDYDITKKLEHAYKSLQADPNSISAVDPKLYSRRFQDFISRIFVEDE comes from the exons ATGCGGCGGTTCGCTGATGAGGACGGCGGTGGAGACGGCGGGGATGCGGTGGGTGAGGAGGCAGAGTGGCTACTGGCTCAGAGTGGGAGCAGATCTCATGGCGCAGGCGGCAGGATAGTGGTCCCAACTATCGGTCCTGATGATGGCGAGGCGGCGTTGGAGAAGGCGCTGGCCAATGGGGACCTTTATACTGGGGAGTTCTCCGGGAACGCCCCAAATGGTGTAGGGAAGTACCTGTGGTCAGATGGTTGTATGTATGAAGGGGAGTGGCGGAGGGGGAAAGCCTCTGGGAAGGGGAAGTTCTCGTGGCCGTCTGGTGCCACCTACGAGGGTGATTTCCGTTCCGGGCGGATGGAGGGCTTCGGTACCTTCATCGGTGCGGACGGACATACTTACCGTGGCCAGTGGGTCGCCGACCGCAAACACGGCTTCGGCAGGAAGGCCTACGCCAACGGCGACTACTACGAGGGCTTGTGGCGGCGAAACCTCCAGGAGGGCCACGGTCGGTACGTGTGGCGGAACGGCAACCAGTACGTCGGCGAGTGGAAGGCTGGCGTCATTAACGGCCGAGGTGCCCTCATCTGGGCTAACGGTAAGCGGTATGACGGCCACTTGGAGAACTGCGTCCCCAGCGGCAGCGGCGTCTTCACTTGGCCTAACGGCAGCTGCTATTTTGGTACCTGGAGCAGCGGCGAAGGCGTACCCCTCAACGGGACGTTCTATCCCGCGCCCAGGACAGTTCGGAAGGAGACTGCTAGAAAGACGAACTCCTTGTCTCAGTTGGACGATATGCCGGTCAAACCAATGTCCCCGGTAGCAAGGAAGAGATCATCCGTTGACAATGGGGGAGCCACGAGGAGAATCTCTGTGGCAGAAAAGAGCTTCCCCAGGATTTGCATCTGGGAGTCGGATGGTGACGCCGGGGATATCACTTGCGATATCATTGACACTTTTGAGGCATCAATGCTTTACCGAGAAGGGTCATTGTTGGACCAGACAGGTGGCGCCCTCATTGCTACTGTGCAGCGGCAACAAACTCCCTGCTGTTTGGTGTTTCCGGAGGCAAAGAAGCCAGGGCACACAATATCCAAGGGGCACAAGAACTATGATTTGATGCTAAACCTTCAATTGGGGATTAG TTATTCAATTGGAAAGCCGGATTCAGCTCATTTGAGGGAACTGAAGACATCAGACTTTGATCCAATGAAGAAGTTCTGGATAAGATTTCCTCAGGAGGGATCAAAGCATACTCCGCCACACCAGTCAGTTGAGTTCCGCTGGAAGGATTACTGCCCTATGGTCTTCAG CCACCTGAGGAAATTGTTTTCAGTGGATCCAGCTGACTACATGTTAGCTATTTGTGGGAATGATGCTCTGAGGGAGTTCTCTTCTCCTGGGAAGAGTgggagttttttttttctgaCACAGGACGATCGCTTTATGattaaaacagtaaaaaaatCTGAAGTGAAG GTACTGATTAAGATGTTGCCTAGTTATTACCGTCATGTATGTCAGTATTCAAACTCATTAGTGACCAGATTCTATGGTGTGCACTGCATTAAACCAAATGGTGGTCAGAAG GTGCGATTTGTTGTCATGGGTAATTTGTTCTGCTCAGAATATCGCATACATAGAAGATTTGACTTAAAAGGTTCATCATATGGACGCACAACTGAGAAGGCCGAGGAACAAATTGATGAGACGATAACCCTCAAGGATCTTGATCTGAACTTTGTATTTTGCCTCCATACATCTTGGTACACAGAGCTCCTTAA acaAATCAAACGAGACTGTGAGTTCTTAGAAGCTGAGGGAATTATGGATTACAGTCTCCTAGTGGGAGTTCATTTCTGTGATGATATCTCACCATGCTTTGGTTCTTCAA AAATATTTGGCAAGAAAGCATCATTTAAGTGTGGGGGCACCAGTTCTGACTCGGTTAGAGTGTCAACCTATCAAGAAATGGATCAGATTCTTGACAGCCG AAAGCCACTCAGCCGTTTGGGGTCGAATATGCCAGCGATTGCCGAGCATATTACAAGAAGCGAGTCTGAGCTATTTCTGGTAGCTGGGGATGGTTTGCCCCCACTCTTTCGAAATGGCAAGCTCCATGACGTGTTTCTTTACTTTGGGATTATTGATATACTCCAGGACTATGATATCAccaagaagttggagcatgccTACAAATCATTGCAAGCGGACCCCAACTCCATCTCAGCAGTTGATCCAAAGCTCTACTCGAGACGATTCCAAGATTTCATAAGCAGAATCTTTGTGGAAGATGAGTGA
- the LOC122016228 gene encoding phosphatidylinositol 4-phosphate 5-kinase 2-like isoform X2 has product MRRFADEDGGGDGGDAVGEEAEWLLAQSGSRSHGAGGRIVVPTIGPDDGEAALEKALANGDLYTGEFSGNAPNGVGKYLWSDGCMYEGEWRRGKASGKGKFSWPSGATYEGDFRSGRMEGFGTFIGADGHTYRGQWVADRKHGFGRKAYANGDYYEGLWRRNLQEGHGRYVWRNGNQYVGEWKAGVINGRGALIWANGKRYDGHLENCVPSGSGVFTWPNGSCYFGTWSSGEGVPLNGTFYPAPRTVRKETARKTNSLSQLDDMPVKPMSPVARKRSSVDNGGATRRISVAEKSFPRICIWESDGDAGDITCDIIDTFEASMLYREGSLLDQTGGALIATVQRQQTPCCLVFPEAKKPGHTISKGHKNYDLMLNLQLGISYSIGKPDSAHLRELKTSDFDPMKKFWIRFPQEGSKHTPPHQSVEFRWKDYCPMVFSHLRKLFSVDPADYMLAICGNDALREFSSPGKSGSFFFLTQDDRFMIKTVKKSEVKVLIKMLPSYYRHVCQYSNSLVTRFYGVHCIKPNGGQKVRFVVMGNLFCSEYRIHRRFDLKGSSYGRTTEKAEEQIDETITLKDLDLNFVFCLHTSWYTELLKQIKRDCEFLEAEGIMDYSLLVGVHFCDDISPCFGSSKIFGKKASFKCGGTSSDSVRVSTYQEMDQILDSRHSAVWGRICQRLPSILQEASLSYFW; this is encoded by the exons ATGCGGCGGTTCGCTGATGAGGACGGCGGTGGAGACGGCGGGGATGCGGTGGGTGAGGAGGCAGAGTGGCTACTGGCTCAGAGTGGGAGCAGATCTCATGGCGCAGGCGGCAGGATAGTGGTCCCAACTATCGGTCCTGATGATGGCGAGGCGGCGTTGGAGAAGGCGCTGGCCAATGGGGACCTTTATACTGGGGAGTTCTCCGGGAACGCCCCAAATGGTGTAGGGAAGTACCTGTGGTCAGATGGTTGTATGTATGAAGGGGAGTGGCGGAGGGGGAAAGCCTCTGGGAAGGGGAAGTTCTCGTGGCCGTCTGGTGCCACCTACGAGGGTGATTTCCGTTCCGGGCGGATGGAGGGCTTCGGTACCTTCATCGGTGCGGACGGACATACTTACCGTGGCCAGTGGGTCGCCGACCGCAAACACGGCTTCGGCAGGAAGGCCTACGCCAACGGCGACTACTACGAGGGCTTGTGGCGGCGAAACCTCCAGGAGGGCCACGGTCGGTACGTGTGGCGGAACGGCAACCAGTACGTCGGCGAGTGGAAGGCTGGCGTCATTAACGGCCGAGGTGCCCTCATCTGGGCTAACGGTAAGCGGTATGACGGCCACTTGGAGAACTGCGTCCCCAGCGGCAGCGGCGTCTTCACTTGGCCTAACGGCAGCTGCTATTTTGGTACCTGGAGCAGCGGCGAAGGCGTACCCCTCAACGGGACGTTCTATCCCGCGCCCAGGACAGTTCGGAAGGAGACTGCTAGAAAGACGAACTCCTTGTCTCAGTTGGACGATATGCCGGTCAAACCAATGTCCCCGGTAGCAAGGAAGAGATCATCCGTTGACAATGGGGGAGCCACGAGGAGAATCTCTGTGGCAGAAAAGAGCTTCCCCAGGATTTGCATCTGGGAGTCGGATGGTGACGCCGGGGATATCACTTGCGATATCATTGACACTTTTGAGGCATCAATGCTTTACCGAGAAGGGTCATTGTTGGACCAGACAGGTGGCGCCCTCATTGCTACTGTGCAGCGGCAACAAACTCCCTGCTGTTTGGTGTTTCCGGAGGCAAAGAAGCCAGGGCACACAATATCCAAGGGGCACAAGAACTATGATTTGATGCTAAACCTTCAATTGGGGATTAG TTATTCAATTGGAAAGCCGGATTCAGCTCATTTGAGGGAACTGAAGACATCAGACTTTGATCCAATGAAGAAGTTCTGGATAAGATTTCCTCAGGAGGGATCAAAGCATACTCCGCCACACCAGTCAGTTGAGTTCCGCTGGAAGGATTACTGCCCTATGGTCTTCAG CCACCTGAGGAAATTGTTTTCAGTGGATCCAGCTGACTACATGTTAGCTATTTGTGGGAATGATGCTCTGAGGGAGTTCTCTTCTCCTGGGAAGAGTgggagttttttttttctgaCACAGGACGATCGCTTTATGattaaaacagtaaaaaaatCTGAAGTGAAG GTACTGATTAAGATGTTGCCTAGTTATTACCGTCATGTATGTCAGTATTCAAACTCATTAGTGACCAGATTCTATGGTGTGCACTGCATTAAACCAAATGGTGGTCAGAAG GTGCGATTTGTTGTCATGGGTAATTTGTTCTGCTCAGAATATCGCATACATAGAAGATTTGACTTAAAAGGTTCATCATATGGACGCACAACTGAGAAGGCCGAGGAACAAATTGATGAGACGATAACCCTCAAGGATCTTGATCTGAACTTTGTATTTTGCCTCCATACATCTTGGTACACAGAGCTCCTTAA acaAATCAAACGAGACTGTGAGTTCTTAGAAGCTGAGGGAATTATGGATTACAGTCTCCTAGTGGGAGTTCATTTCTGTGATGATATCTCACCATGCTTTGGTTCTTCAA AAATATTTGGCAAGAAAGCATCATTTAAGTGTGGGGGCACCAGTTCTGACTCGGTTAGAGTGTCAACCTATCAAGAAATGGATCAGATTCTTGACAGCCG CCACTCAGCCGTTTGGGGTCGAATATGCCAGCGATTGCCGAGCATATTACAAGAAGCGAGTCTGAGCTATTTCTGGTAG
- the LOC122017386 gene encoding uncharacterized membrane protein At4g09580-like codes for MAPVRIVIGRDEESAVEESPTPKKPIRVESRVSLTKWEATAAAAVFLIFSVGLVCIFITMPEAEYDKILRIPRNLSDLRVLKDNLAMYARDYEAKFILGYCSIYIFMQTFMIPGTIFLSLLAGALFGVIKGVILVVFSATSGASSCYFLSKLIGRPLISWMWPEKLRFFQAEIAKRRDRLLNYMLFLRITPSLPNTFINLASPIVDIPFRIFFLATVVGLLPASYITVRAGLALGELKSVRDLYDFKTFAVLFLIGFISISPAILKRKRAYG; via the exons ATGGCGCCGGTGAGGATCGTGATAGGACGCGACGAGGAGAGCGCAGTGGAGGAATCACCCACGCCCAAGAAGCCCATCAGGGTTGAGTCCAGAGTTTCGCTCACCAAATGGGAGGCGACCGCGGCCGCAGCCGTCTTCTTGATCTTCTCTGTTGGCCTGGTATGCATCTTCATCACTATGCCGGAGGCCGAGTATGATAAGATCCTCAGGATTCCTAGGAATCTCTCTGATCTCCGCGTCCTCAA AGATAACTTGGCCATGTATGCTAGAGATTACGAAGCCAAATTTATATTAGGATATTGTTCCATCTACATCTTTATGCAGACGTTCATGATACCTGGTACCATATTTTTGTCACTACTAGCTGGAGCTCTTTTTGGGGTCATAAAGGGTGTCATTCTGGTTGTTTTCTCTGCAACATCTGGCGCTTCATCCTGCTATTTTCTCTCCAAGTTGATTGGAAGGCCTTTGATTAGTTGGATGTGGCCTGAGAAGTTGAGATTCTTCCAGGCAGAG ATAGCCAAACGCAGAGACAGGCTGCTTAACTACATGCTCTTTCTGAGGATAACTCCATCTCTGCCCAACACATTCATAAATTTGGCATCTCCAATTGTTGACATTCCTTTTCGGATCTTTTTTCTTGCCACAGTGGTTGGACTTCTTCCAGCATCTTATATAACTGTTAGA GCTGGTCTGGCTCTCGGCGAATTGAAATCAGTTAGGGATTTATACGACTTCAAAACCTTTGCAGTTCTGTTCCTTATCGGATTTATCTCTATATCACCAGCCATTCTAAAGAGAAAGCGAGCATATGGATGA